The following are encoded together in the Deltaproteobacteria bacterium genome:
- a CDS encoding endonuclease III domain-containing protein, with the protein MKLSDQLWKLYHRLWEVFGPQGWWPGESPFEIAVGAILTQNANWTNVTRVIAQLQQAGRLSPFGLHELSELELAQFLRPVGYYNLKARRLKNFLDFLLAHYQGAVENMARDDLEHLRPALLSINGIGPETADSILLYALEKPTFVVDAYTFRILHRHDLVTDPCSYEELRQVFMAHLPAEVALFKEYHALLVRLGKEFCRPRPRCDQCPLSGLDFSD; encoded by the coding sequence ATGAAACTTAGCGATCAACTCTGGAAACTATATCATCGCTTATGGGAGGTCTTTGGTCCCCAGGGCTGGTGGCCGGGGGAGAGCCCCTTTGAGATCGCGGTTGGGGCCATTCTGACCCAGAACGCCAATTGGACCAATGTCACCCGGGTTATTGCCCAACTGCAACAGGCTGGTCGCCTGTCTCCTTTTGGATTGCACGAGTTAAGCGAATTAGAATTGGCTCAGTTTTTGCGCCCGGTTGGTTATTATAACCTTAAGGCCCGGCGCTTGAAAAATTTTTTGGATTTTCTCCTGGCCCATTACCAGGGTGCGGTGGAAAACATGGCCCGGGATGATCTGGAGCATCTTCGCCCGGCCCTACTGAGTATCAACGGCATCGGTCCGGAGACCGCGGACAGCATTCTGCTCTATGCCTTGGAAAAACCTACGTTCGTTGTTGATGCCTATACCTTTCGTATCTTACACCGACATGATCTAGTAACAGACCCATGCTCCTACGAAGAATTGCGCCAGGTCTTTATGGCGCATCTTCCGGCCGAGGTGGCTCTGTTTAAGGAATATCATGCCTTATTGGTGCGCTTAGGCAAAGAATTCTGCCGCCCCCGACCGCGTTGCGACCAATGTCCCCTCTCTGGTCTGGATTTTTCCGATTAA
- a CDS encoding deoxyhypusine synthase family protein yields MRRREEDFHDGAADGLVPLSPLDINQVKDCDELLAALSRTAFGGRNLGEAAEVLHLMVTDPECTIVGTFSGAMTVAKMGLLICEMIDRGWLKVIISTGALMAHGLIEAVDRVHYKYDPRQSDQDLYCMGYNRVYDTLEMEKNLDYAEQIFRNVLERMDKNRVLSSEIICAELGRYLAESTDQPGVLRNAYLAGVPVFIPAFTDSELGLDVANWMIGQAIRQGQKIEEALTAVSLNFNPFLDLGRYGQEILKAKKLGIFTIGGGVPRNWAQQVGPFFDILQNRLEIELPFIRFQYGVRICPEPVHWGGLSGCTYQEGVSWGKFVPPQEGGRFAEVLCDATIAWPILLKAVIQRVERPPTP; encoded by the coding sequence GTGCGACGGAGAGAAGAGGACTTCCATGACGGGGCCGCGGATGGCTTGGTGCCGTTGAGTCCCTTAGACATTAACCAGGTCAAAGATTGTGATGAATTGCTGGCCGCCCTGAGTCGCACCGCCTTTGGGGGCCGTAATCTGGGCGAGGCCGCCGAGGTGTTGCACCTGATGGTCACCGACCCGGAGTGCACCATCGTCGGCACCTTTTCGGGGGCTATGACGGTGGCCAAAATGGGGCTGTTGATCTGTGAGATGATCGACCGAGGTTGGCTCAAGGTTATTATCTCCACCGGGGCGCTGATGGCCCATGGGCTGATCGAAGCCGTGGATCGGGTGCATTATAAATATGATCCCCGGCAGTCCGATCAGGACTTATATTGCATGGGTTACAATCGGGTCTATGACACCCTGGAGATGGAGAAGAACCTGGATTACGCCGAACAAATCTTTCGAAACGTGCTGGAGCGAATGGACAAAAACCGGGTGCTGAGCTCGGAAATTATCTGTGCCGAGCTGGGGCGTTATTTGGCAGAAAGCACGGACCAGCCCGGAGTTTTGCGCAACGCCTATCTGGCCGGGGTGCCGGTGTTTATCCCCGCTTTCACGGATTCAGAGTTGGGTCTGGATGTGGCCAACTGGATGATCGGCCAGGCCATCCGGCAAGGCCAGAAGATCGAGGAGGCCCTGACTGCCGTATCTCTGAATTTCAATCCCTTCCTGGACCTGGGGCGCTATGGCCAGGAAATTTTGAAGGCCAAAAAACTTGGTATTTTTACCATCGGCGGCGGGGTGCCGCGCAACTGGGCCCAACAGGTGGGCCCCTTCTTTGATATTTTGCAGAATCGTTTGGAGATCGAACTCCCATTTATACGCTTCCAGTACGGCGTTCGCATCTGTCCGGAACCGGTTCATTGGGGCGGTCTGAGCGGCTGTACTTATCAGGAAGGAGTTTCCTGGGGGAAATTCGTCCCGCCCCAGGAAGGCGGCCGCTTTGCCGAGGTGCTCTGCGATGCAACCATTGCCTGGCCCATTTTGCTCAAGGCGGTGATCCAGCGGGTAGAGAGGCCCCCAACCCCTTAA
- a CDS encoding sigma-54-dependent Fis family transcriptional regulator, whose product MSTILVVDDDANTREALQGTLKKIGHQVLLAATGNEALEQVRHQPVNLAIIDLKLPDMEGTDLFEAMRVICPGVIAIMISARATVDEAVSALKLGIYDFITKDFRMQEIRKVVNKALETQQLILENQRLRQALQDRLVSGRIIGRSPSFLKIIHQVNQIASLKSTVLLTGESGVGKEIIAETIHYSSPRRNKPLVMVNCAALPESLIESELFGHEKGAFTGAVQQRKGRFELADEGTIFLDEVAEMPLPTQVKLLRVLQNGEFERVGGSVTLNVDIRVIAATNQDLEQAMNEGRFRKDLFYRLNVIHLEIPPLREREEDIPLLAQNFLDKFCLENNRPAMGFTPKALQALKSYTWPGNVRELENVVERAVALCTESTVKVEDLPDEIRDSSGVSDRIIIPIGASIEEIERLAILQTLKKTGGDKEVTARILGIGLATLYRRLKDMEAKNSSN is encoded by the coding sequence ATGAGTACCATTCTGGTGGTGGATGATGATGCCAACACCAGGGAAGCCTTACAAGGAACTTTGAAAAAAATCGGGCACCAGGTGTTGTTGGCCGCGACCGGCAACGAGGCCCTGGAACAGGTGCGCCATCAGCCGGTGAATCTGGCGATTATCGATTTGAAATTGCCGGATATGGAAGGCACTGACCTGTTTGAAGCCATGCGGGTCATCTGTCCCGGGGTCATCGCCATTATGATTTCGGCCCGGGCTACGGTGGACGAAGCGGTTTCGGCCTTAAAATTGGGTATTTATGACTTCATCACCAAAGATTTCCGGATGCAGGAAATCCGCAAAGTGGTGAACAAGGCCCTGGAAACCCAGCAGTTGATTCTGGAAAATCAGCGCCTGCGCCAAGCCTTACAGGATCGCCTGGTCAGCGGGCGGATTATTGGACGCAGCCCCTCCTTCCTTAAAATTATCCATCAGGTCAATCAGATCGCCTCGTTAAAGAGTACGGTACTGTTGACCGGGGAAAGCGGCGTGGGCAAAGAAATTATCGCCGAGACCATTCATTACAGCAGCCCCCGCCGAAATAAGCCCCTGGTGATGGTCAACTGCGCCGCCCTCCCGGAATCCCTGATTGAGTCGGAACTTTTCGGCCACGAAAAAGGGGCCTTTACCGGGGCCGTGCAGCAGCGTAAAGGGCGGTTTGAGCTAGCCGATGAGGGTACGATTTTTTTGGATGAAGTGGCTGAAATGCCCCTGCCCACCCAGGTGAAGCTGCTGCGGGTTTTGCAAAACGGTGAATTTGAGCGGGTCGGTGGTTCTGTCACTCTCAACGTGGATATTCGCGTCATTGCGGCTACCAACCAGGATCTGGAACAGGCCATGAACGAGGGCCGGTTTCGAAAGGATCTGTTTTATCGGCTTAATGTCATCCATCTGGAAATTCCCCCGTTGCGGGAACGGGAGGAAGATATCCCGCTCTTGGCCCAAAATTTTCTCGACAAGTTCTGCCTAGAAAATAATCGTCCGGCCATGGGCTTCACCCCTAAGGCCCTCCAGGCCCTTAAAAGTTACACCTGGCCGGGTAACGTGCGGGAACTGGAAAACGTCGTCGAACGGGCCGTGGCCCTCTGCACCGAGTCCACCGTGAAAGTGGAAGATCTACCGGATGAGATTCGGGACTCCTCCGGGGTGAGCGACCGGATTATCATCCCCATCGGGGCCTCCATCGAAGAGATCGAGCGACTGGCCATCCTGCAAACTCTGAAAAAGACCGGGGGCGACAAAGAGGTGACCGCCCGCATCCTGGGAATTGGCCTGGCTACCCTCTATCGCCGTCTGAAAGATATGGAAGCAAAAAACTCATCTAATTAG
- the speB gene encoding agmatinase, which yields MPLITFLDLDPLPVEKAEAIVLPIPYEATTTYGTGTRCGPEAILSASRQVELWDEELDWDPTQVIRLATAREISPEAEGPTAMLEKIKRVVHPLVTQDKLLLTIGGEHTITLALVQTYLTRHPDLTVVALDAHADFRDKYQNSRLSHACVLRRVWELGRPLILIGVRSYSAEEYELIKVAPRLTLLKAAKLQDSEYWNLALENLGRIKGPVYLSIDLDVLDPAILPATGTPEPGGLSYSQVLKLIKAITVRGPVIGLDLVELAPIPGHRVSEFTAARLLYKFLAYRYQDRRPQ from the coding sequence ATGCCTCTCATTACCTTTTTGGACCTTGACCCCCTGCCGGTGGAAAAGGCGGAAGCAATTGTACTTCCTATTCCCTATGAGGCTACTACCACCTATGGGACCGGGACCCGGTGCGGGCCGGAGGCCATACTATCCGCCAGTCGCCAGGTAGAATTATGGGATGAGGAATTGGATTGGGACCCCACTCAGGTAATCCGCCTGGCTACTGCCCGGGAAATCAGTCCCGAGGCCGAGGGGCCGACGGCCATGCTGGAAAAAATCAAGCGAGTCGTCCATCCCTTGGTAACGCAGGATAAACTGCTGCTGACCATCGGCGGGGAGCACACTATTACCTTGGCCCTGGTGCAGACCTATCTGACCCGCCACCCGGACCTGACGGTGGTTGCCCTGGATGCCCACGCCGATTTCCGGGATAAGTATCAGAACAGCCGTTTATCGCATGCCTGTGTGCTGCGCCGGGTGTGGGAATTGGGACGCCCCCTGATCCTGATCGGGGTGCGAAGCTATTCGGCTGAAGAGTACGAGCTTATCAAAGTCGCTCCTCGCCTGACTTTGCTTAAGGCCGCCAAGCTTCAAGATTCGGAGTATTGGAACCTGGCCCTGGAAAATCTGGGCCGCATCAAAGGCCCGGTATATCTGTCCATTGATCTGGACGTCCTGGACCCGGCCATCTTACCGGCCACCGGCACCCCCGAGCCCGGTGGTTTGAGCTACTCTCAGGTCCTGAAGCTGATAAAGGCCATCACCGTCCGGGGGCCGGTAATCGGTTTGGACCTGGTGGAACTGGCTCCGATTCCCGGGCACCGGGTGAGCGAATTCACTGCGGCCCGCCTGCTGTATAAATTTTTGGCCTATCGCTACCAGGACCGCCGGCCGCAGTAG
- a CDS encoding alpha/beta hydrolase, producing MEGQFSEKGIVFFPDPFMLGSPADYGLEYEEVLFTTDDQVQLHGWWVPQPQPSPTLLWFHGNAGNISHRLENLLLLWRKVGLQIFIFDYREYGRSQGRITREGTYLDASAAYDYVTARLGIASENLILFGRSLGSALAVNLAVKKPCRALIVESAFTSSEDMFRLYAPFVSWRPTVPYDNLGKISQVRVPLLIIHGVYDEVIPFKMGERLFAAANPPKFFYPIPQAHHNDTYMIGGEAYFLRLKTFVFNETGKGES from the coding sequence ATGGAAGGTCAATTCTCTGAAAAAGGCATCGTCTTCTTCCCGGATCCGTTTATGCTCGGCTCCCCGGCTGACTATGGTCTGGAATACGAAGAGGTGCTGTTTACCACTGATGACCAGGTACAACTGCATGGCTGGTGGGTCCCGCAACCCCAGCCCTCCCCTACCCTGCTGTGGTTTCATGGCAATGCCGGAAATATCAGTCACCGCCTGGAGAACCTGCTTTTACTGTGGCGCAAGGTGGGTCTACAGATTTTTATCTTTGATTATCGAGAATATGGCCGCTCCCAAGGCCGCATCACTCGGGAAGGCACCTATCTGGATGCCTCCGCCGCCTATGATTATGTCACTGCCCGTTTGGGGATCGCCTCGGAAAACCTGATCCTGTTCGGCCGTTCCCTGGGCAGCGCCCTGGCGGTGAATCTGGCGGTCAAAAAGCCTTGCCGGGCCTTGATTGTTGAATCCGCCTTCACCTCCTCGGAAGACATGTTCCGGCTTTATGCCCCTTTTGTTTCCTGGCGGCCAACCGTGCCCTATGATAATCTGGGCAAAATCAGCCAGGTGCGGGTGCCGCTCCTTATTATTCACGGGGTGTATGACGAGGTCATTCCCTTTAAGATGGGAGAGCGGTTATTTGCCGCGGCCAACCCACCCAAGTTTTTCTATCCCATTCCCCAGGCCCATCATAATGATACTTATATGATAGGCGGAGAGGCCTATTTTCTGCGCCTGAAAACTTTCGTGTTTAATGAAACCGGTAAGGGTGAGTCTTAA
- the yajC gene encoding preprotein translocase subunit YajC, whose product MTGAQGGGAQGGNAMWTFLPLILVFVIFYFLLIRPQQKKAKEHRQFLENLKRGDRVVTSGGLYGVITGIADQTVTMEIADKIRVRVGRGYIAGFAPKEASKAANQK is encoded by the coding sequence ATGACTGGGGCGCAGGGCGGTGGAGCCCAAGGCGGCAACGCCATGTGGACCTTCCTGCCCTTAATTCTGGTGTTCGTGATCTTTTATTTCCTGCTCATCCGCCCCCAGCAAAAAAAGGCTAAAGAACATCGACAATTCTTAGAGAACCTGAAACGGGGTGATCGGGTGGTAACCTCGGGTGGCTTGTATGGGGTGATTACCGGCATTGCTGACCAGACCGTGACCATGGAAATTGCTGACAAGATCCGGGTTCGGGTGGGTCGTGGCTATATTGCCGGCTTTGCTCCCAAAGAAGCGAGTAAGGCCGCTAATCAGAAGTAG
- the tgt gene encoding tRNA guanosine(34) transglycosylase Tgt, with translation MPSGFSFKLLATDETGGARLGEMNLPRGQIQTPVFMPVGTLATVKTLTPEELRDLGAQIILANTYHLFLRPGVEVIQSLGGLHQFMHWERPILTDSGGYQIFSLAPLRSITEEGVTFRSHLNGDSHFLTPEKVVALQEALGSDILICLDECPGFPAPEDYVARSAGLTLRWAQRSLAARTRPEKALFAVTQGGMYPHLRREHAQALVAQDFEGYAIGGLSVGEDRDTRFAMLGVTVAELPPTKPRYLMGVGTPEELVEAVNLGVDMFDCVLPTRNARNGMALTRTGRLVIKNNRYAKDPSPLDEACDCYTCRHYSRAYLRHLFIAREILAYRLLTMHNLYYYLEVMAGMRRALAQGRFQEFRRDFYCQRQNGGNLGD, from the coding sequence ATGCCCTCAGGATTCAGCTTTAAGTTATTGGCCACTGATGAAACAGGCGGGGCCCGGCTGGGGGAGATGAACCTTCCCCGGGGGCAGATCCAAACCCCGGTGTTCATGCCGGTTGGCACTTTGGCAACGGTCAAGACCCTGACTCCGGAGGAACTCCGGGACCTGGGTGCCCAAATCATCCTGGCCAATACCTATCACCTGTTTTTACGGCCCGGGGTGGAAGTCATCCAATCCTTGGGGGGGTTGCACCAGTTTATGCATTGGGAGCGGCCCATTTTAACCGACTCCGGGGGGTATCAGATCTTTAGCCTGGCTCCCCTGCGTAGTATTACTGAAGAAGGGGTGACTTTTCGATCGCATCTCAATGGCGACAGCCATTTCCTCACCCCGGAAAAAGTGGTGGCTTTGCAAGAAGCCCTGGGAAGTGATATTTTAATATGCTTAGATGAGTGTCCGGGCTTTCCGGCCCCGGAAGACTATGTGGCCCGCTCAGCCGGATTGACTCTCCGCTGGGCGCAGCGGTCGCTGGCCGCCCGGACCCGGCCCGAAAAGGCCCTGTTTGCCGTGACCCAGGGTGGAATGTATCCTCATCTGCGGCGGGAACATGCCCAGGCCCTGGTGGCTCAGGATTTTGAAGGCTACGCTATCGGCGGCCTGAGCGTGGGGGAAGATAGAGACACCAGATTTGCCATGCTGGGAGTAACCGTTGCTGAATTGCCGCCCACCAAACCCCGTTATCTGATGGGCGTGGGGACCCCAGAGGAGCTGGTGGAGGCGGTAAACCTGGGGGTGGATATGTTTGATTGCGTGCTGCCGACCCGCAATGCCCGCAATGGCATGGCCTTAACGCGGACTGGCCGTCTGGTGATTAAAAATAACCGGTATGCCAAAGATCCCTCTCCGCTTGATGAGGCCTGCGATTGTTATACCTGTCGCCATTATTCCCGGGCTTACCTGCGACATCTGTTTATCGCCCGGGAAATTCTGGCCTATCGTCTTTTAACCATGCATAATCTTTACTATTATCTGGAAGTAATGGCTGGAATGCGGCGGGCTCTGGCCCAAGGCCGTTTCCAGGAATTTCGCCGTGATTTTTATTGCCAACGACAGAATGGAGGTAACCTAGGTGATTGA
- a CDS encoding dynamin family protein produces MELNSSRNGLKESLRQEIQTLRALVIELASLFPGGKVQAEHWFKVLETVSAHLDEDRCRIAVVGTVKSGKSTLINAILGQDILKRGAGIITAMITRIEPGSEPRACLVFKDWEEINGEINRALSFFPSPLLLERQRYLDLRRPEDRDTICKVLNQVEKDRLLSQDSLDQNYILLSSYLEGYDQLKDKLEAGQQRLELTNTDTEVHQQLVGNEAEAIFLQDVLLTLPFSWPAQGLELGDCQGSDSPIPQHLAQVQNYLLKSDLLLYVISSRVGLRQADYRFLADIKRMRLWEQTLFILNLDLSEHENRLEVERLLGRLRRELSVFQAEAPIFAFSALDHLLLRLLARGATLTPRDQGKLATWEQDLEITSFSRQEAERFERELQRLLSFHQSRLLLTGSLAQVQAVAQGIRENAGLQYDLLGQDVEAIQQAENRLAQRRQPLEGLLHSLSQTLQGTAQDLKRQLRGQVDSFFDSRYGEVGPAIFRFIEAYREELDRLQLSDSISAFMPALYILYQDFQQQFMTFLTEEINLRILEFVRRQEDRLEAELTKVVSPLLVSLQDALSLYYQEMANLGVSAAVPTLGSAAWSRPAELQPPLFSLELTLGWKQRGEALILLGANLVTLTLSRLKRLWRRSPAPTKRERLRRSLSEALGRIKDQTMQETQRYLVDYAERLKFQYLYPLIDYLGQEQEKSWRASLKSLFVDLDGLKVAIQQQEGRKEDWRRRLQGVLQQEMQIETALARLREAAERATLS; encoded by the coding sequence ATGGAGTTAAATTCCTCTCGCAACGGGCTTAAAGAGTCTCTACGTCAGGAAATCCAGACCCTGAGGGCGCTGGTCATCGAATTGGCCAGCCTCTTCCCGGGTGGGAAGGTCCAGGCCGAGCACTGGTTTAAGGTGCTTGAAACCGTAAGCGCCCACCTTGACGAAGACCGCTGCCGGATTGCCGTAGTCGGCACGGTCAAGTCTGGCAAAAGCACCCTGATCAATGCCATTTTGGGACAGGATATCCTAAAACGGGGGGCAGGGATTATCACCGCCATGATCACTCGGATCGAACCCGGCTCCGAACCGCGGGCCTGTCTGGTCTTCAAGGACTGGGAAGAGATTAACGGGGAGATCAATCGGGCTTTGAGCTTTTTTCCCAGCCCGCTGCTTTTGGAAAGACAGAGGTATTTAGATCTGCGCCGCCCCGAGGATCGCGACACCATATGCAAGGTATTGAATCAGGTGGAGAAGGATCGACTGCTGTCGCAGGACAGTCTGGACCAAAATTATATTTTATTGAGCTCTTATCTGGAAGGCTATGATCAGCTAAAAGATAAGCTGGAGGCTGGGCAGCAGCGCCTGGAGCTGACAAATACCGATACAGAGGTCCACCAGCAACTGGTTGGCAACGAAGCGGAGGCCATCTTTTTACAGGATGTGCTTTTGACTTTACCGTTCTCCTGGCCGGCTCAGGGTCTGGAGCTGGGTGACTGTCAAGGGAGTGATTCGCCCATTCCCCAGCACCTGGCCCAGGTGCAGAACTATTTGTTAAAAAGCGACCTGTTGCTTTATGTCATCAGTTCCCGGGTAGGGCTGCGACAGGCGGATTATAGATTTCTGGCCGATATCAAGCGGATGCGGCTTTGGGAGCAAACCCTGTTCATACTGAACCTGGATCTGAGCGAACACGAAAATCGCTTAGAAGTAGAGCGACTGCTAGGCCGCTTGCGTCGGGAATTATCGGTATTTCAGGCTGAGGCACCAATTTTCGCCTTTTCCGCCCTGGACCACTTGCTTCTCCGGCTCCTGGCCCGAGGTGCGACTCTGACTCCCCGAGACCAGGGCAAATTGGCGACCTGGGAACAAGATTTAGAGATCACCAGCTTCTCCCGGCAGGAAGCCGAACGGTTTGAGAGAGAATTGCAACGGTTGCTTAGCTTTCATCAGTCCCGCCTGCTGTTGACCGGAAGTCTGGCTCAGGTACAGGCGGTAGCCCAAGGGATTCGAGAAAACGCCGGCCTGCAATACGATCTCTTAGGTCAAGATGTGGAGGCTATCCAGCAGGCGGAAAACCGTCTGGCCCAGCGCCGACAGCCGCTGGAAGGGCTGCTTCACAGCCTCAGCCAAACCCTCCAGGGCACGGCGCAGGATCTGAAGCGACAGCTGCGCGGTCAGGTTGATTCCTTTTTCGATTCACGTTATGGAGAAGTGGGTCCGGCTATTTTCCGATTCATTGAGGCGTATCGGGAGGAATTGGACCGACTGCAACTCAGCGACAGCATTTCCGCGTTTATGCCGGCCTTATATATCCTCTATCAGGATTTCCAACAGCAGTTTATGACTTTTTTGACCGAGGAGATCAACTTACGGATTTTGGAGTTTGTCAGACGGCAGGAAGACCGGCTGGAAGCCGAACTGACTAAGGTGGTATCTCCGCTGCTGGTCTCCCTGCAAGACGCCCTAAGCCTATATTATCAAGAAATGGCAAATTTGGGAGTATCAGCTGCAGTTCCCACCCTGGGCAGCGCGGCCTGGTCCCGGCCCGCGGAATTGCAGCCGCCGCTATTTTCCCTGGAACTGACCCTGGGCTGGAAACAACGGGGTGAAGCCTTGATACTCCTGGGGGCCAATCTGGTCACTCTAACCCTATCCCGTCTGAAGCGACTGTGGCGCCGCAGTCCGGCCCCCACCAAGCGAGAGCGATTGCGCCGATCCTTGTCCGAGGCCCTGGGCCGCATCAAAGACCAGACCATGCAGGAAACTCAACGTTATCTGGTAGATTACGCCGAACGCTTGAAATTCCAGTATCTTTACCCTCTGATCGATTATCTGGGACAGGAACAGGAAAAGAGTTGGCGGGCGTCTCTGAAATCGCTGTTTGTCGATCTGGACGGCCTCAAAGTGGCCATCCAACAGCAGGAAGGTCGGAAAGAGGACTGGCGCCGCCGTCTCCAGGGCGTGCTTCAGCAGGAGATGCAAATTGAGACCGCCTTGGCCAGACTACGGGAGGCGGCTGAAAGGGCAACTCTAAGCTGA
- the queA gene encoding tRNA preQ1(34) S-adenosylmethionine ribosyltransferase-isomerase QueA — MEHSIQSFDYHLPAGLVAQYPQQPRDRSRMLVLDRDKRCWYHTHFFDLPAWLDEGDLLVVNDTQVFPARLRGRKSSGGQIELLLLDLPVIQSNGPVPQVAQAQGWYRASRRLKTGQHLEFGDDLHAEVIAANGSRQIEVRFWTHNQDIREALQAAGEVPLPPYIRRAPEPEDSDRYQTIFAARPGAVAAPTAGLHFTPAILKALKQQGVDMVSLTLHVGPGTFQPVKQEDYTRHQLAPEYYQLSAEAAARINQARAAGKRLVAVGTTTVRVLESRTDQGVVKPGQGLCDLYIYPGYRFQLVDRLLTNFHLPRSTLLLLVSALASRELVLEAYQEAVAQQYRFYSYGDCMLIL, encoded by the coding sequence ATGGAACATTCGATCCAGAGCTTTGATTATCATTTACCGGCGGGTTTGGTGGCCCAATATCCGCAGCAACCGCGTGACCGATCCCGGATGCTGGTATTGGACCGGGATAAGCGTTGCTGGTACCATACACACTTTTTTGACCTGCCGGCTTGGCTGGATGAGGGGGATCTGCTGGTAGTGAATGATACCCAGGTATTCCCGGCCCGGCTGCGGGGACGGAAAAGCTCCGGGGGGCAGATAGAACTGCTGCTTCTAGATCTGCCCGTCATTCAATCCAACGGTCCGGTCCCTCAGGTGGCCCAGGCTCAGGGTTGGTATCGCGCCTCCCGGCGGCTAAAGACCGGTCAACACCTTGAGTTCGGCGATGACCTGCACGCTGAAGTAATCGCCGCCAACGGCTCCCGCCAGATCGAGGTCCGGTTTTGGACCCATAATCAAGATATCCGGGAAGCTTTGCAGGCCGCCGGCGAGGTGCCGTTGCCGCCTTATATCCGGCGGGCCCCTGAGCCGGAGGATAGCGATCGCTACCAGACCATCTTCGCAGCCCGGCCCGGAGCGGTGGCCGCACCCACAGCCGGATTGCACTTTACGCCAGCAATCTTGAAAGCTTTAAAGCAGCAGGGCGTCGATATGGTCAGTCTGACCCTGCATGTCGGACCAGGAACCTTTCAGCCCGTAAAGCAGGAGGACTATACCCGACACCAATTGGCTCCGGAATATTACCAGTTATCGGCAGAGGCCGCGGCTCGAATCAACCAGGCCCGGGCCGCGGGAAAGCGGCTAGTGGCGGTGGGTACTACCACAGTGCGAGTTCTGGAGTCCCGGACTGACCAGGGAGTAGTGAAACCTGGGCAAGGCCTCTGCGACCTGTATATCTATCCGGGCTATCGTTTTCAACTGGTGGATCGTTTACTGACCAATTTTCACCTCCCCCGGTCAACGTTGCTGTTACTGGTCAGCGCCCTGGCCAGCCGGGAATTGGTTTTAGAGGCCTATCAGGAAGCCGTGGCCCAGCAATACCGCTTTTATAGTTACGGTGATTGCATGTTGATACTATAA